The proteins below come from a single Zea mays cultivar B73 chromosome 8, Zm-B73-REFERENCE-NAM-5.0, whole genome shotgun sequence genomic window:
- the LOC103637020 gene encoding F-box protein At1g70590, with protein sequence MLFISSLLINRLVNLKALHLILLLNVSAADPPKAEEAIRWFYPSASAGNARAQYNLGLCLQNGKGVKQNQKEAAKWYLRAAEGGNVRAMYNISLCYSYGEGLGQDPVRAKRWLQLAADCGHKKALYECGIKLCAAGDKVKCFMYLELATRRGEAAAAHMRDVILESLSVVNAQRAMSDADKWKPRTLHPRPRR encoded by the exons ATGTTATTTATTAGTTCGTTACTGATAAATCGTCTTGTTAATCTCAAGGCATTGCATCTGATATTGCTGCTAAATGTTTCCGCAGCTGATCCACCCAAGGCCGAGGAAGCTATTAGATGGTTTTATCCATCAGCATCTGCAGGCAATGCTCGTGCTCAATACAACCTAGGCCTTTGCTTGCAGAACGGGAAGGGTGTCAAACAGAATCAGAAGGAAGCT GCAAAATGGTATTTGCGAGCTGCAGAGGGAGGGAATGTACGGGCCATGTATAACATTTCCTTGTGTTACAGCTATGGTGAAGGGCTTGGACAGGATCCAGTGCGTGCTAAGAGGTGGCTTCAACTAGCTGCTGATTGTGGTCACAAGAAAGCTCTTTATGAGTGTGGTATTAAGCTTTGTGCG GCAGGAGACAAGGTCAAGTGTTTCATGTATCTAGAGCTGGCGACACGGCGTGGAGAAGCTGCTGCTGCTCACATGAGGGATGTAATACTTGAATCGCTCTCTGTTGTGAATGCGCAACGTGCCATGTCGGATGCTGATAAATGGAAGCCTAGGACACTCCATCCTAGACCTAGAAGGTGA
- the LOC100276744 gene encoding uncharacterized protein LOC100276744 — MASSAATTAKLIALPPAPTRGGCCCWRTRRPAIPAAAARLKVSASAASSDVPDFLSSNWLETRKRKPFGPRLNFSAEEAVEYQLESLKYNDLPRPDYGIEVMYRFAGFDPFERSTYFGRQFDLGQFERFRRLFHHSTYRVLLGHRERRILSSLWVEENQFKQRVWIQGARPEEEEIFQFTMVQRVGGSWDGYWLTESLINDGDAFSGGIAY; from the exons ATGGCGTCGTCAGCTGCTACGACCGCGAAGCTGATCGCGCTCCCGCCGGCGCCAACAcgcggcggctgctgctgctggaggacaCGCAGGCCCGCGAtccccgcggcggcggcgcgcctcAAGGTCTCCGCCTCCGCCGCCTCGTCGGACGTGCCGGACTTCCTCTCGTCCAATTG GCTTGAAACCCGCAAGAGAAAGCCCTTCGGTCCCAGGTTGAAT TTTAGTGCAGAAGAAGCAGTCGAATACCAGCTTGAGTCCTTAAAGTACAATGATCTGCCCCGCCCAGATTATGGGATAGAGGTCATGTACCGG TTTGCAGGCTTTGACCCCTTCGAGAGGTCAACTTACTTTGGACGACAGTTTGATCTAGGACAG TTCGAGCGCTTCCGGCGTCTGTTTCACCACTCAACCTACAGAGTGCTGCTGGGCCACAGAGAGAGAAGAATATTGAGCAGTTTATGGgttgaagag AACCAGTTCAAGCAAAGAGTTTGGATACAAGGAGCCCGTCCCGAGGAAGAAGAGATATTTCAATTCACAATGGTTCAG AGGGTCGGAGGATCATGGGATGGTTACTGGCTGACAGAGAGCTTAATAAACGATGGAGACGCGTTCTCGGGTGGGATTGCTTACTGA
- the LOC100276744 gene encoding uncharacterized protein isoform X1, producing the protein MASSAATTAKLIALPPAPTRGGCCCWRTRRPAIPAAAARLKVSASAASSDVPDFLSSNWLETRKRKPFGPRLNFSAEEAVEYQLESLKYNDLPRPDYGIEFAGFDPFERSTYFGRQFDLGQFERFRRLFHHSTYRVLLGHRERRILSSLWVEENQFKQRVWIQGARPEEEEIFQFTMVQRVGGSWDGYWLTESLINDGDAFSGGIAY; encoded by the exons ATGGCGTCGTCAGCTGCTACGACCGCGAAGCTGATCGCGCTCCCGCCGGCGCCAACAcgcggcggctgctgctgctggaggacaCGCAGGCCCGCGAtccccgcggcggcggcgcgcctcAAGGTCTCCGCCTCCGCCGCCTCGTCGGACGTGCCGGACTTCCTCTCGTCCAATTG GCTTGAAACCCGCAAGAGAAAGCCCTTCGGTCCCAGGTTGAAT TTTAGTGCAGAAGAAGCAGTCGAATACCAGCTTGAGTCCTTAAAGTACAATGATCTGCCCCGCCCAGATTATGGGATAGAG TTTGCAGGCTTTGACCCCTTCGAGAGGTCAACTTACTTTGGACGACAGTTTGATCTAGGACAG TTCGAGCGCTTCCGGCGTCTGTTTCACCACTCAACCTACAGAGTGCTGCTGGGCCACAGAGAGAGAAGAATATTGAGCAGTTTATGGgttgaagag AACCAGTTCAAGCAAAGAGTTTGGATACAAGGAGCCCGTCCCGAGGAAGAAGAGATATTTCAATTCACAATGGTTCAG AGGGTCGGAGGATCATGGGATGGTTACTGGCTGACAGAGAGCTTAATAAACGATGGAGACGCGTTCTCGGGTGGGATTGCTTACTGA